ttcccatctaacagagtcggaagctttcttgatatctattttgaaagtcactctcgCGGATATTTTTTTgtcgtagccttttaaaaggctctacatgagaagaatattatgagagattgtcctaccggggatgaatgcagattggttaagatttataatttttcctatgaaaattttaaatcgtttagaaatgatttttgaaattattttataaatcacattacaGAAGGAAATTgttctgaaatcttgtactttctcgggtactGTAGTTTttgggatcaaggttaggacctatgtattccattgctttaagcACAATTAGGATTTGACTAACATAAATTTCAATAtcataaattgcaaaaaaaaaaagtgatgagAGGTGTTATTTATGAGTTCTCTACTTAGTTAGAATATAagacattcatttttttttgcaagATTATATAACTGGCTTGCATAATTTTATTGTTCACATGTCCCTCTAATGCATATTGATGAAAGTGAGGAAAGTTGGAGCAAATGAGTTGTAGATGACTACTAAAATGGGAGTAAACCTCTAATGGATATGGAAGAAAAGTGATGAGACTTGAGTATTATAATGTGAGTAGAGGCTAACATTCACTTTTGTGTATTGATAGAAACAATTGAGTCACACATTTTGTTTATAagtgaatgattttttttgttagtaaaTTTGTACTTACtacttttaaattagtttttttaaattcttattattaaatatagttgataattaagaagatatgtaatataatatgataaataattaggaaaataaatttttatagaaatatattattttccgATAAATATTTCTATGGAATTATCATGAAATATTTGACGAATATTCATACAGAATTAGCACGAATTTTTTAACGGATATTTCTACAAAATTAACTCAAACTTTCTAACGGATATTCCTACGGAATTATCACGATGCTTCCGACGGATTTTCCTACGAAAAGttttagtgaaataaaaatcgTCACAAAAATTTCTGATGAATTATGTATTCGTCGGAAAATTTACTGACGAGCGATATATCGacgtttattataaaaatggaaaatatGTCACTAATTATAAAATTCGTCAAAGATTATGTAGGAAATATACGTCACAAATGACCCGTTCTCTTGtagtgtcaaaatgtgttaaacatgtcaaaatgtgttaaaatgtcaaaatatattaaatgtgccaaaatatattaaatgtgtcaaaacgtgttaaacgtgtcaaaaacgtgttaaaacttgtcaaaacatgttaaagtgttaaacatgtcaaaaacgtattaaatgtgccaaaaatgttaaacatgtcaaaaacgtgttaaacgtgctcaaaatgtggaaaacgtgttaaacatgtcaaaaatgtgaaaacgtgttaaatgtgtcaaaacatgttaaatgtgataagaatgtgttaaacataccaaaacgtgtttaatttctcaaaatgtGCTAAACgggccaaaaatgtgttaaacgtgttaaacatgccaaaaatgtgttaaacgtgccaaaaatgtatcaaaacgtgaagaacgtattaaacatgttaaaacgtgttaaaatgccaaaaatatgttaaacgtgtcataaACGTGatgaacgtgttaaacgtgttaaatgtgctaattatgtgttaaacgtactaaaaacgtgttaagattgtcaaaatgtgtgtgttaaacgtgttaaaaatgtcaaaaacgtttcaaacgtatcaaaaacgtgttaaacgtgttaaacatgtcaaaaacatgttaaacgttttaaaaacgtgttcgactgtAAATGAGATCAAAGTAGTAAAAATCAAGATAATATATTAGAGTTGGAAGATTGTTagtttatattagattaataaatgagaattaaattaaatttatataatttgggtaaccctaactcaacccaaattaaaaaCAACTCATATTCAACCCAATTCATACTCAACTCAATTCATACTCAACCTAAttcatactcaacccaactcaaattaacttacccaaattaatattttgaattttggttaAGATTTAGATCAATTCAATATATACTTACCCCTAGAGGCTAGACCCAACAAATATTAAAcaacaatttattataaaaaaaaaagtacaacaACTATAAACACACAAAATGACATGATTAGATTtctaaaaatagaaaataaattttgaggAGATAACGCCACAAGCAACAATTGAAAATCTCAACAACATCAACAAACCACAATTGTAACACACAAAAGTAGGCTCCAAATTAACATGATTTTgctctaattaatttaaaatatcttcatAAAAGAAAGTCTTGAAGTCTTCAATATGAGTCAACTGCAACCGTAGTGCAATAATAGCCGAACCAGGGCTAGAGTTATCCGATAGAATGAAAGACTTGCCATCAAACCCAAGTGCCCCGGGTCCAAAGTGATCTTCTTCTCCCCACCCAAAATCTGTCCCTCCTTCATTATGTGGAAGGGTCAACCAACTCGTAATGTCCATATTTGGATTCCCAAAGAAAACTCCTTGAGTACTCCCAACCACATGTAAATACCTCCATTGCGACAAATCCTCTTGCTTATCAAGGAAAATCGCTACATTTTTCGTATACTCATCCGTTACCTTCTCCGTAGCCGCCCTTATCTTGCTAGCAACATATGACAACGGCTTCGAAACAAGCTCGCCTGAGGTCGAGGAAACAATGACAGGCAATATCGCATTACCAAAGAAAAACTTTGGCAAAGGAGGTTTTACCCTGTTTCGAAAATTCACCACCACTCTTATAGCCGTTTCTTGATTCTCCATATGCTTTCGCGCCTTGCTTGCGGTTCTCCACATATGACCCGCCACTACTTCGAACCTTGTGTAGCCACGTTCTAGATCTCCAAGGCGTTTCTTTTCCTCGTTAGCTTTACTCCTTAGCTTATCTATTTGCTCTTTGCTCAGCCTCAGCATCAACACTTCAGTCTCCTTCATCCTCTCCTCTAAATTATTCAAACTCCCGATCATTAACGGCGGCTGCTTATAATCCGAAGCATCGAAATCAGCTGGCAGCAGATCCTCCTGATCCTGCACCAACACTGTCCGGTCTAGAAACGGCAGGTATTCTGGTCCCTCACCTCGGGCAATCCGAACCCATTCCGAGACGAAATGGAGAGCCGACTGCCCGTCGGCTACAAAATGGGAAAGTGCGAGGCCAAGACTCACGCCGCCACAGCTGAATTTCGTCAACTGTATCAAAACCAGAGGTAGCTCCTCGATCGGACGGCTATAtatcaaagaagaaaaaacattatACAGCTAAATGTCTAGTTCATACTTAAAACGTGTGAGAAAACTATTACCTATAATCAACATACGGGATAAGATCCCGAACGGCGGGGGTGGGGCGGTAATCAGGAGCGAAGTCATCTATTCTGGCATCGGTTTCAGCCTCGAGAGAGTGGGCTCCGAGGGAGTTACAATTGATATGGACGCGTTTCCGGTGGGTCCATTCAAGGCGGCCGGCGAAAGGGTAGAAGATAACAAGTGCCTTGCTTAGAGAATGTTTTAGGATTTCCACCATTATTTGAAAAGACGAAAACGAAGGAGAACGGTAAAAGTAGATGGTTGGGGCGTTAGTTATTGGGTGGATTTGATCGATGTCGGAAACGTACATTATCTTCGACGGCGTTTCCTCGGCCGGTTTCACTATATGGGTTGCTTTCACAGTCACCATTGTAGAGAAAGCAAGCTAGATTCTTTTAGGGAATGGACAAGAATAttgagcatatatatatatatatatataataaagaattcATGCAGCTacatttctttaatatttttcaaattattaatggaGGTGTAAATGAATTGGTTATGTATCCTCTGGACCAAAATGGTACACCAATATCTTCCCTCATTAGTTCTAAAATGACACATGTAAATTTAATCACCACTCTTTGATATCTAACATGTGGCACCGGCAATAAAAATTGGACCCTCAAGGAATTGAAGTCTCAATTTTATctgtataaattatatacttcatattttcattaaataattttaatttatacatttaatctatttataattattaaataaactacaattaagaatatatattttcaaataaattaaaattaattaatatatatataatagaattattTAGAATAACTACTAAATAAATACGGAACTAAAAcacaaagtaaaaataaaaaatattttgaaattaatgcTATCATGTTCTTTTTTTGTCAAAAGTTAAATGGTTTGTTTTTGGCAAGTAACATGTTAAGTGATATGTCTGATCATGTCCTATTATTGGTTTCATGGATTTATGTATCTATCAACAATTATTAGACTATGGTCTtgttttatttgagttttttaaaaaattcaaccaaaattaattttttaattaatcaatttttaacAATCTTATcgctcatttcattaaccaaaatactaaaataccttatattttaaattattatttttttattttattcatatatatcaataccctttaaatctttttatcaaaaataatcatctcctcaaaattatcaccaattattattttttttctacctctaaatttttttaaaaact
This is a stretch of genomic DNA from Impatiens glandulifera chromosome 4, dImpGla2.1, whole genome shotgun sequence. It encodes these proteins:
- the LOC124933644 gene encoding spermidine hydroxycinnamoyl transferase-like; translation: MVTVKATHIVKPAEETPSKIMYVSDIDQIHPITNAPTIYFYRSPSFSSFQIMVEILKHSLSKALVIFYPFAGRLEWTHRKRVHINCNSLGAHSLEAETDARIDDFAPDYRPTPAVRDLIPYVDYSRPIEELPLVLIQLTKFSCGGVSLGLALSHFVADGQSALHFVSEWVRIARGEGPEYLPFLDRTVLVQDQEDLLPADFDASDYKQPPLMIGSLNNLEERMKETEVLMLRLSKEQIDKLRSKANEEKKRLGDLERGYTRFEVVAGHMWRTASKARKHMENQETAIRVVVNFRNRVKPPLPKFFFGNAILPVIVSSTSGELVSKPLSYVASKIRAATEKVTDEYTKNVAIFLDKQEDLSQWRYLHVVGSTQGVFFGNPNMDITSWLTLPHNEGGTDFGWGEEDHFGPGALGFDGKSFILSDNSSPGSAIIALRLQLTHIEDFKTFFYEDILN